In Ensifer canadensis, a genomic segment contains:
- a CDS encoding Tex family protein, giving the protein MASPAKPIAAIIASEIKASTSQVIAAVELLDEGATVPFIARYRKEVTGGLDDTQLRTLAERLTYLRELEARRGSIIESIRGQGKLTDELEAKIAAVETKAELEDIYLPYKPKRRTKAEIAKERGLGPLAEAILADRTVAPADRAAKFLTADVPDVKTALDGARDIIAEGMAENADLLGRLRNHMKGAAFLRAKVVDGKQAAGAKFSDYFDHSERWATTPGHRALAMLRGWNEEVLSVDIVVDQDDTSPVKPVERMIAAAYNVGGQLPGDKWLSEVIGWTWRVKLSMSLSLDLMRELRERAEEEAIHVFARNLKDLLLAAPAGSRATMGLDPGIRTGVKVAIVDGTGKLLETTTVYPFPPKNDVRGTQAELASLVRKHKVELIAIGNGTGSRETEKLVADMLAQLPAPKPTKVIVSEAGASVYSASETAALEFPGLDVSLRGAVSIARRLQDPLAELVKIEPKSIGVGQYQHDVDQSKLNRSLDAVVEDAVNAVGVDVNTASAPLLARVSGLGKSSAEAIVAHRDAAGPFASRKELLNVARLGARTFEQCAGFLRIPDGKEPLDASSVHPEAYGVAKKIVAACGRDVRALMGDSAALKQLDPRVFVDERFGLPTVKDILAELEKPGRDPRPSFKTATFAEGIDDIKDLKVGMQLEGTVTNVAAFGAFVDIGVHQDGLVHVSQLADRFVKDPHEVVKAGDVVQVRVTEVDVPRKRIGLTMRKDIGADTGREARAPASNNGNRSAPARPQKPQQPSQGAFGAALMEAMKRK; this is encoded by the coding sequence ATGGCCAGCCCAGCAAAACCCATCGCCGCCATCATTGCCAGCGAGATCAAGGCGTCGACCTCCCAGGTAATCGCCGCGGTGGAGCTGCTCGATGAGGGCGCGACGGTGCCGTTCATCGCGCGTTACCGCAAGGAAGTGACCGGCGGGCTCGACGACACGCAGCTGCGCACGCTGGCTGAGCGTCTGACCTATCTGCGCGAACTGGAGGCAAGGCGGGGTTCGATCATCGAATCGATCCGCGGACAGGGCAAGCTGACCGACGAACTCGAAGCCAAGATCGCCGCGGTGGAAACCAAGGCCGAACTCGAAGATATCTATCTGCCCTACAAGCCGAAGCGGCGCACCAAGGCGGAGATCGCCAAGGAGCGGGGCCTTGGGCCGCTTGCCGAAGCTATTCTCGCCGACCGGACGGTCGCACCGGCTGACCGCGCCGCAAAGTTTCTGACGGCAGATGTGCCCGATGTGAAGACGGCGCTTGACGGCGCGCGCGACATTATCGCCGAAGGCATGGCGGAGAATGCCGACCTGCTCGGCCGCCTGCGCAATCACATGAAGGGCGCGGCGTTCCTGCGGGCCAAGGTCGTCGACGGCAAGCAGGCGGCGGGTGCCAAGTTCTCGGACTATTTCGATCATTCCGAACGCTGGGCGACCACACCGGGTCACCGGGCGCTTGCCATGCTGCGCGGCTGGAACGAGGAGGTGTTGTCAGTCGATATCGTCGTCGATCAGGACGATACGTCTCCCGTCAAACCGGTCGAGCGCATGATTGCGGCCGCCTACAATGTCGGCGGACAGCTGCCGGGCGACAAATGGCTTTCCGAGGTTATCGGTTGGACCTGGCGCGTGAAGCTGTCGATGTCGCTGTCTCTCGACCTGATGCGCGAGCTGCGCGAACGGGCGGAAGAGGAAGCAATCCACGTTTTCGCCCGCAACCTGAAGGACCTGCTGCTGGCCGCTCCGGCCGGCTCGCGCGCGACGATGGGGCTGGATCCGGGCATTCGCACCGGCGTCAAGGTCGCCATTGTCGATGGTACCGGCAAGCTTTTGGAGACAACGACCGTTTATCCGTTCCCGCCGAAGAACGATGTCCGCGGCACGCAGGCCGAGCTGGCATCGCTGGTCCGCAAGCACAAGGTCGAGCTGATCGCGATCGGCAATGGCACCGGCAGCCGCGAGACGGAGAAGCTTGTCGCCGACATGCTTGCCCAACTGCCGGCGCCAAAGCCCACCAAGGTCATCGTGTCCGAAGCCGGTGCTTCGGTCTATTCCGCCTCGGAGACGGCCGCACTTGAGTTCCCCGGTCTAGACGTCTCCCTGCGTGGCGCCGTCTCCATCGCCCGGCGCCTGCAGGACCCGCTGGCTGAGCTCGTCAAGATCGAGCCGAAGTCGATCGGCGTCGGCCAGTATCAGCACGATGTCGACCAGTCGAAGCTCAACCGCTCGCTGGATGCGGTCGTGGAAGACGCGGTGAACGCCGTCGGTGTCGATGTGAATACGGCATCCGCACCGCTGCTTGCGCGCGTCTCCGGTCTCGGCAAGTCTTCGGCAGAAGCGATCGTCGCACACCGCGATGCCGCCGGACCGTTCGCCAGCCGCAAGGAACTCTTGAACGTCGCGCGTCTCGGCGCCCGCACCTTTGAACAGTGCGCCGGCTTCCTGCGCATTCCTGATGGCAAGGAGCCGCTCGATGCGTCGTCGGTCCACCCGGAAGCCTATGGTGTCGCCAAGAAGATCGTCGCGGCCTGCGGGCGCGATGTGCGCGCATTGATGGGCGACAGCGCGGCGTTGAAGCAGCTCGATCCGCGTGTCTTCGTCGATGAGCGTTTTGGCCTGCCGACGGTGAAGGACATTCTGGCCGAACTGGAAAAACCGGGCCGCGACCCGCGCCCGAGCTTCAAGACCGCGACCTTCGCCGAGGGCATCGACGACATCAAGGATCTGAAGGTCGGCATGCAGCTCGAAGGCACCGTGACAAATGTTGCCGCCTTTGGCGCCTTCGTCGACATCGGCGTCCATCAGGATGGCCTCGTTCATGTTTCGCAGCTTGCGGACCGGTTCGTGAAGGACCCCCATGAAGTGGTCAAGGCCGGCGACGTGGTTCAGGTGCGGGTGACCGAGGTGGATGTACCGCGCAAGCGCATTGGCTTGACCATGCGCAAGGACATCGGTGCCGATACGGGCCGCGAGGCGAGGGCGCCGGCATCGAACAACGGCAATCGCAGCGCGCCAGCGCGTCCGCAGAAGCCGCAGCAGCCGTCGCAGGGCGCCTTTGGTGCCGCGCTCATGGAAGCGATGAAGCGCAAGTAA
- a CDS encoding ArsR/SmtB family transcription factor, whose product MSTDSKDDLVFKALANGLRRQILDALKDEPQTTGMLCEQFDSLDRCTVMQHLRVLEDADLVIVQREGRERWNHLNAMPIQAIHNRWISQYAGQAMSILSALQQGLDRPSE is encoded by the coding sequence ATGTCAACCGATTCGAAAGATGACCTTGTTTTCAAGGCACTCGCCAACGGCCTGCGCCGACAGATCCTCGACGCCCTGAAGGATGAGCCGCAGACGACCGGCATGCTCTGCGAGCAGTTTGACAGCCTTGATCGCTGCACCGTCATGCAGCATTTAAGAGTTCTCGAAGACGCCGATCTGGTGATCGTTCAGCGTGAGGGCCGCGAGCGCTGGAACCACCTCAACGCCATGCCGATCCAGGCCATCCACAATCGTTGGATCAGCCAGTATGCCGGCCAGGCGATGTCGATCCTTTCCGCCCTTCAGCAAGGGCTCGACCGCCCCTCGGAATGA
- the rkpK gene encoding UDP-glucose dehydrogenase family protein — protein sequence MKVTMIGAGYVGLVSGVCFADFGHDVVCLDKDESKIDALMQGRIPIFEPGLDHLVASNVQSGRLSFTTDLVSAVADSDAIFIAVGTPSRRGDGHADLSYVYAAAREIAVNLKGFTVIVTKSTVPVGTGDEVERIIRETNPDADFAVVSNPEFLREGAAIEDFKRPDRIVIGLADDDARARDVMTEVYRPLYLNQAPLVFTSRRTSELIKYAGNAFLAMKITFINEMADLCEKVDANVQDVARGIGLDGRIGGKFLHAGPGYGGSCFPKDTLALVKTAQDFDSPVRLVETTVAINDNRKRAMGRKVIAAAGGDVRGRKVAVLGLTFKPNTDDMRDSPAITVVQTLQDAGAHVVGYDPEGMENAKKLMDGLDFAKDPYEAAAEADVLVIVTEWNEFRALDFRRLKAVMKAPVLVDLRNIYRPDEVAKHGFAYASVGRPQ from the coding sequence ATGAAAGTCACGATGATCGGCGCCGGCTATGTCGGCCTTGTTTCGGGTGTGTGTTTTGCCGATTTCGGCCATGACGTGGTTTGCCTCGACAAGGACGAAAGCAAGATCGATGCCCTGATGCAGGGGCGCATTCCGATCTTTGAACCCGGCCTCGACCATCTCGTCGCGAGCAATGTCCAGTCCGGCCGCCTGTCGTTCACCACGGATCTCGTTTCGGCGGTCGCGGACAGCGACGCGATCTTCATCGCCGTCGGCACGCCGTCGCGTCGCGGCGACGGCCATGCCGATCTCTCCTATGTCTACGCCGCAGCGCGCGAGATCGCCGTCAACCTCAAGGGTTTCACCGTCATCGTGACGAAGTCGACGGTTCCGGTCGGCACCGGCGACGAGGTCGAGCGCATCATCCGCGAAACCAACCCGGACGCCGATTTCGCCGTGGTTTCCAATCCGGAATTCCTGCGCGAAGGTGCCGCCATCGAGGACTTCAAGCGCCCCGACCGCATCGTCATCGGCCTTGCCGACGATGATGCGCGCGCCCGCGACGTCATGACCGAGGTCTACCGTCCGCTCTACCTCAACCAGGCGCCGCTGGTCTTCACCTCGCGCCGCACCTCCGAACTAATCAAATACGCCGGCAACGCTTTCCTGGCGATGAAGATCACCTTCATCAACGAGATGGCCGATCTCTGCGAGAAGGTCGACGCCAACGTGCAGGACGTTGCCCGCGGCATCGGCCTCGACGGCCGTATCGGTGGAAAATTCCTGCATGCCGGCCCGGGTTACGGCGGCTCCTGCTTCCCGAAGGACACGCTGGCGCTGGTCAAGACCGCCCAGGACTTCGACAGCCCCGTGCGCCTGGTCGAGACCACCGTCGCCATCAATGACAACCGCAAGCGCGCCATGGGCCGCAAGGTTATCGCGGCTGCCGGCGGCGATGTACGCGGACGCAAGGTCGCCGTCCTCGGCCTCACCTTCAAGCCGAACACCGACGACATGCGCGACAGCCCGGCCATCACCGTGGTTCAGACGCTGCAGGACGCCGGCGCCCATGTCGTCGGCTATGATCCGGAAGGCATGGAAAACGCCAAGAAACTGATGGACGGTCTCGATTTCGCCAAGGATCCGTACGAGGCAGCCGCAGAGGCCGACGTGCTGGTGATCGTGACCGAATGGAACGAGTTCCGCGCGCTCGACTTCCGCCGGTTGAAAGCCGTGATGAAGGCGCCGGTACTGGTCGACCTCAGAAACATCTATCGCCCCGACGAAGTTGCAAAGCACGGCTTTGCCTATGCCAGCGTCGGCCGGCCGCAGTGA
- a CDS encoding SRPBCC domain-containing protein: MSFEFRVNGRIDRPVAEVFDAVVNPDQISKYFVTLGGVSGPLVAGTTVTWWGNVPIEVEAVEPHERIVLRWDAMVEKEEEPYRTKVEMRFQPLEDGATMVTIAETGWRENARGQKSSYMNCEGWSQMLACMKAWLEYGINLRQGYYVSELSGQPATEPPL, encoded by the coding sequence ATGTCTTTCGAATTTCGTGTGAATGGACGCATCGACCGGCCTGTCGCCGAGGTATTCGATGCCGTGGTCAATCCTGATCAGATCAGCAAGTACTTCGTCACCCTTGGCGGGGTCAGTGGGCCCTTGGTCGCCGGAACAACGGTTACCTGGTGGGGCAACGTGCCGATAGAGGTCGAGGCCGTGGAACCCCACGAGCGCATCGTCCTTCGCTGGGATGCGATGGTGGAGAAGGAGGAGGAGCCTTATCGCACCAAGGTCGAGATGCGCTTCCAGCCACTCGAGGACGGCGCCACCATGGTGACGATCGCCGAAACCGGCTGGCGCGAAAACGCGCGCGGACAGAAGAGTTCCTACATGAACTGCGAGGGTTGGTCGCAAATGCTGGCCTGCATGAAGGCCTGGCTCGAATACGGCATCAACCTGCGCCAGGGCTACTACGTCAGCGAATTGTCCGGGCAGCCCGCAACCGAGCCGCCGCTTTAA
- a CDS encoding NAD-dependent epimerase, protein MRYLITGTAGFIGFHLAKRLIDEGHFVVGFDGMTPYYDVTLKEQRHAILARSNGFKAVVGMLEDRDALNHAAELAEPEVIIHLAAQAGVRYSLENPKAYVDSNLIGSWNMLELAREIGPKHLMLASTSSIYGANEKIPFAETDRADEPMTIYAATKKSMELMAHSYAHLYKVPTTAFRFFTVYGPWGRPDMALFKFIDAIHNDRPIDIYGEGRMSRDFTYIDDLVEGILRLSHVLPSEENRVPSEKAQDTLSRQAPFRVVNIGGGQPVELMTFIETIEKAVGRPALRNMLPMQQGDVPRTYASPDLLEALTDFKPSISVEDGVARFAAWYDEYYGRSEKAGSPARQA, encoded by the coding sequence TTGCGCTACCTCATCACCGGCACGGCCGGCTTCATCGGTTTTCATCTTGCAAAGCGACTGATCGACGAAGGGCATTTCGTCGTCGGCTTCGACGGAATGACGCCCTACTACGACGTCACGCTCAAGGAACAGCGCCACGCGATCCTCGCCCGCTCGAACGGCTTCAAGGCGGTCGTCGGCATGCTGGAAGACCGGGATGCGCTGAACCACGCCGCAGAGCTTGCCGAGCCGGAGGTCATCATCCATCTGGCTGCCCAGGCCGGCGTCCGCTACAGCCTGGAAAACCCCAAGGCCTATGTCGATTCCAACCTCATCGGCTCCTGGAACATGTTGGAGTTGGCGCGCGAAATCGGCCCCAAGCACCTGATGCTGGCCTCGACCTCATCGATCTACGGCGCCAACGAAAAGATCCCTTTCGCCGAGACAGACCGGGCCGACGAGCCGATGACGATCTACGCGGCGACGAAGAAATCGATGGAACTGATGGCGCACAGCTATGCCCATCTCTACAAGGTGCCGACGACGGCCTTCCGTTTCTTCACGGTCTATGGCCCCTGGGGTCGGCCCGACATGGCGCTGTTCAAGTTCATCGACGCCATCCACAACGACCGGCCGATCGACATTTACGGCGAAGGCCGCATGAGCCGCGACTTCACCTATATCGACGATCTCGTCGAAGGCATCCTCAGGCTTTCGCATGTCCTCCCCTCGGAGGAAAACCGGGTGCCATCCGAAAAGGCGCAGGACACGCTGTCGCGGCAGGCGCCATTCCGCGTCGTCAATATCGGCGGCGGCCAGCCGGTCGAACTGATGACCTTCATCGAGACGATCGAAAAGGCAGTCGGTCGCCCGGCGCTTCGCAACATGCTGCCGATGCAGCAGGGCGATGTGCCACGCACCTATGCGTCTCCGGATCTGCTTGAGGCGCTCACCGATTTCAAGCCGTCGATTTCGGTGGAAGACGGTGTCGCGCGCTTTGCAGCCTGGTATGACGAATATTACGGTCGCTCCGAGAAGGCTGGCTCGCCGGCCCGGCAGGCCTGA
- a CDS encoding glyoxalase/bleomycin resistance/dioxygenase family protein: protein MTITGGINIAMKVPSHQYEAVVAFYRDTVGLEPFDEKAPAKGFILGPNRLWIDEAPNYSQAEVWLELFTDDHEAALGGLAEKGVVRCDAVEDLGEGFRGGWIMNPANIVHMLRTPDAW, encoded by the coding sequence ATGACGATTACGGGTGGTATCAACATCGCTATGAAGGTGCCGTCGCACCAATATGAGGCGGTCGTCGCCTTCTACCGCGACACGGTCGGTCTCGAGCCTTTCGACGAGAAGGCGCCGGCCAAGGGTTTTATCCTCGGTCCTAACAGGCTTTGGATCGACGAGGCGCCGAATTACAGCCAGGCGGAGGTGTGGCTCGAACTCTTCACCGACGACCATGAGGCCGCACTCGGCGGGCTTGCCGAAAAAGGCGTGGTGCGCTGCGATGCGGTCGAGGATCTCGGCGAAGGCTTTCGCGGCGGCTGGATCATGAACCCGGCCAACATTGTGCACATGCTGCGCACGCCGGACGCCTGGTAG
- a CDS encoding L,D-transpeptidase produces MCVSRNSAGRLAQLFALLLATSTLAGCVTSGGPAKPKGPDPYYVAMYGPKPDEKFPLDAIDIRKVDTRYLRQQVAYATHEPPGTIVIDTQNRFLYLVQDGGMAMRYGIGVGKAGLEFEGEARIGRKAEWPRWTPTSSMVAREPERYGPLAGGMEPGVRNPLGPRALYLFQGDRDTLFRIHGTTEAWSIGKAVSSGCIRLFNPDIIDLYSRVPKDSRVVVLQAEAPMNETLAPMSTPANAGEPFAY; encoded by the coding sequence ATGTGTGTGTCCCGGAACAGCGCCGGCCGCTTGGCGCAGCTCTTCGCCCTCCTTCTTGCCACGTCCACGCTCGCAGGCTGCGTGACCAGCGGCGGACCGGCGAAGCCGAAGGGACCCGATCCCTACTATGTCGCGATGTATGGACCGAAGCCGGACGAAAAGTTTCCGCTCGACGCCATCGATATCAGGAAGGTCGATACGCGCTATCTGCGCCAGCAGGTTGCCTATGCGACCCATGAGCCGCCCGGCACCATCGTGATCGACACGCAGAATCGCTTCCTCTACCTGGTCCAGGACGGCGGCATGGCGATGCGCTACGGTATCGGGGTCGGCAAGGCCGGCCTGGAATTCGAAGGCGAAGCCCGTATCGGCCGCAAGGCCGAATGGCCGCGCTGGACGCCCACCTCCAGCATGGTCGCGCGCGAACCCGAACGCTACGGCCCGCTTGCCGGCGGCATGGAACCGGGCGTGCGCAACCCGCTTGGGCCGCGCGCGCTCTACCTTTTCCAGGGCGACCGCGACACGCTGTTCCGCATCCACGGAACCACCGAGGCCTGGTCGATCGGCAAGGCGGTATCGAGCGGCTGCATCCGGCTCTTCAACCCTGATATCATCGATCTCTACAGCCGCGTGCCGAAGGATTCGCGCGTCGTCGTGCTGCAGGCGGAAGCGCCGATGAATGAGACGCTCGCGCCAATGTCGACGCCGGCAAACGCCGGCGAGCCGTTCGCCTACTAA